A genomic stretch from Deltaproteobacteria bacterium includes:
- the hprK gene encoding HPr(Ser) kinase/phosphatase produces MGIPIKELLADSVAARLALRVVAGAEGLGREIETSRIQKPGLLLTGLLEELHSDRVQILGAAEIGYLTSLDAADLERALGTLERARIPAVIVTRGIEPPAFLVELGDRNGIPVLASSHTSSVLIDRLTKFLEERLAPVTTLHGVFMDVLGVGILVLGKSGIGKSECALDLISRGHRLVADDVVVIKRMPPSVLFGTAVDLSRYHMEVRGLGIVNIKDLFGITAIRERKQMDIVVELVRWDPAGEYERIGLEEMSYEILGVELPYFVVPVSPGRSIATIVEVAARNQILKIMGYNSAREFARRLNKRLVRSGR; encoded by the coding sequence ATGGGAATACCCATAAAGGAACTCCTCGCCGACTCCGTCGCCGCCAGGCTCGCTCTCAGGGTCGTGGCGGGCGCCGAGGGACTGGGGCGCGAGATCGAGACCTCGCGCATCCAGAAGCCGGGACTCCTGCTCACCGGACTGCTCGAGGAGCTCCACTCCGACAGGGTGCAGATCCTCGGGGCGGCCGAGATCGGCTACCTCACAAGCCTCGACGCCGCTGACCTCGAGCGCGCTCTCGGCACGCTCGAGCGCGCCCGCATACCGGCCGTCATCGTCACCAGGGGCATAGAGCCGCCCGCCTTCCTCGTCGAGCTCGGAGACCGCAACGGCATCCCCGTGCTGGCCTCGTCCCATACGTCGTCGGTCCTCATAGACCGCCTCACCAAGTTCCTCGAGGAGAGGCTCGCGCCGGTCACAACGCTGCACGGCGTCTTCATGGACGTGCTCGGCGTGGGCATACTGGTGCTCGGCAAGAGCGGCATAGGAAAGAGCGAATGCGCGCTGGACCTCATCTCGCGGGGCCACAGGCTCGTGGCCGACGACGTGGTCGTCATAAAGCGCATGCCGCCGTCGGTGCTCTTCGGCACGGCCGTCGACCTCTCGCGCTACCACATGGAGGTGAGGGGCCTGGGGATAGTCAACATAAAGGACCTCTTCGGCATCACGGCCATAAGGGAAAGAAAGCAGATGGATATAGTGGTGGAGCTTGTGAGGTGGGACCCGGCGGGCGAGTACGAGCGCATAGGCCTCGAGGAGATGAGCTACGAGATACTCGGCGTGGAGCTCCCCTACTTCGTCGTTCCCGTGAGCCCGGGGCGCAGCATCGCCACCATAGTGGAGGTCGCCGCGCGCAACCAGATACTGAAGATAATGGGCTACAACTCGGCCAGGGAGTTCGCCCGCAGGCTCAACAAGAGACTGGTGAGGTCCGGGAGGTAG
- a CDS encoding PTS sugar transporter subunit IIA: MLLSQLLSEEFVAPQVEAEDKRGLLEEMCRDLAAKVDGIECDVLIESLLEREKLGSTAIGHGVAIPHCKLKGIDRVHVYFARSLRGIDFQTLDDEPVHLFFLIVAPESAVKEHLDVLSAVSRLVRDDSVRERLMAAADGSEICRIIRDEEKRIVRRAV; this comes from the coding sequence ATGCTTTTATCGCAACTGCTCAGCGAGGAGTTCGTCGCCCCGCAGGTCGAGGCCGAAGACAAGCGCGGGCTCCTCGAGGAGATGTGCAGGGACCTCGCCGCCAAGGTCGACGGCATAGAGTGCGACGTGCTCATCGAGTCGCTCCTTGAGAGGGAGAAGCTCGGAAGCACGGCCATCGGTCACGGCGTGGCCATACCGCACTGCAAGCTCAAGGGGATAGACCGCGTCCACGTCTACTTTGCAAGGAGCCTTCGCGGCATCGACTTCCAGACCCTCGATGACGAGCCGGTCCACCTCTTCTTTCTGATCGTCGCCCCGGAGAGCGCCGTGAAGGAGCATCTCGACGTCCTCTCCGCGGTCTCCAGGCTCGTAAGGGACGACTCGGTGAGGGAGAGGCTCATGGCCGCGGCCGACGGCAGCGAGATATGCAGGATCATAAGGGACGAAGAAAAGAGGATCGTCAGACGGGCCGTATGA
- a CDS encoding PTS sugar transporter gives MIGAVIITHGPLAASLLETAELIVGRVEKVRALAVGKEETSEEIKALLTAAVAEVGEEGAVIFTDMFGGTPTNIALSLLEKDRVEVLTGVNLPMLVKFESYRRNKPLGELVTMLVEQGRESMVLASAMLKAKQE, from the coding sequence ATGATTGGAGCAGTGATCATAACCCACGGCCCGCTGGCCGCAAGCCTGCTGGAGACGGCGGAGCTCATCGTCGGCAGGGTCGAGAAGGTCCGGGCGCTGGCGGTGGGGAAGGAAGAGACGTCGGAGGAGATAAAGGCGCTTCTCACCGCGGCGGTAGCCGAGGTCGGGGAGGAGGGCGCGGTGATCTTCACCGACATGTTCGGCGGCACGCCGACGAACATCGCGCTGTCGCTGCTGGAGAAGGACAGGGTGGAGGTCCTCACGGGCGTCAACCTGCCCATGCTCGTCAAGTTCGAATCCTACAGGCGGAACAAACCCCTCGGCGAGCTCGTGACCATGCTCGTCGAGCAGGGCCGCGAGAGCATGGTTCTGGCCAGCGCCATGCTCAAGGCGAAGCAGGAGTAG
- a CDS encoding PTS mannose/fructose/sorbose transporter subunit IIB, whose translation MLKLIRVDDRLIHGQVVAAWVPFVKADVVIVASDEAAADSFQCTVLRSCAHKGLAVIVTTIRGAVEAVNSGTFRDSNLMVVTACLRDAMRLYDSGLRFSTLNIGNIHHDGDAREVTESVRITVEEEHILERFEGLGVRVDIRDVPSRPSKSFH comes from the coding sequence ATGCTCAAGCTCATAAGGGTCGACGACAGACTCATACACGGCCAGGTCGTGGCGGCCTGGGTCCCCTTCGTCAAGGCCGACGTGGTCATCGTGGCTTCCGACGAGGCGGCGGCCGACAGCTTCCAGTGCACGGTGCTGCGCTCGTGCGCCCACAAGGGGCTGGCCGTAATAGTCACGACCATTCGCGGCGCCGTGGAGGCCGTGAACTCGGGGACCTTCAGGGACTCCAACCTCATGGTGGTCACGGCGTGCCTGCGCGACGCCATGCGGCTGTACGACTCGGGCCTGCGTTTCTCGACGCTCAACATCGGCAACATCCACCACGACGGCGACGCCCGCGAGGTCACCGAGTCGGTGCGGATCACGGTGGAGGAAGAGCACATACTCGAACGCTTCGAGGGTCTGGGCGTGAGGGTGGATATACGGGACGTGCCGAGCAGGCCCTCCAAGTCGTTCCACTGA
- the rapZ gene encoding RNase adapter RapZ: MREVRLVVLSGLSGSGKSTVLNVLEDMGYFCVDNLPVMLLPKFVELLSSSEDISRAATVVDVRERGFLKDFPAIFSAIKNEPGVRGELVFFEASDEALVKRFSETRRRHPLGGDLSPIEGLRLERELLGELKARADRVIDTTHYNVHQLKEAVSEYFAESREGEKMVLSFVSFGYRYGVPADADLVMDVRFLPNPHFVDSLRAFTGLDERVREFVLSRGETREFLRRYVEFLRYLLPLYMKEGKSYLTVAIGCTGGRHRSVAIADYLASALGSDGIVTRKRFRDMEKT, from the coding sequence GTGAGGGAGGTAAGGCTCGTGGTGCTGAGCGGGCTTTCGGGCTCGGGCAAGAGCACGGTGCTGAACGTGCTCGAGGACATGGGGTACTTCTGCGTGGACAACCTGCCGGTCATGCTGCTGCCCAAGTTCGTGGAGCTGCTCTCCAGCTCCGAGGACATCTCCAGGGCCGCCACCGTGGTCGACGTGCGCGAGAGGGGCTTTCTCAAGGACTTCCCGGCCATCTTCTCGGCCATAAAGAACGAGCCCGGCGTAAGGGGCGAGCTCGTCTTCTTCGAGGCCTCCGACGAGGCGCTGGTAAAGAGGTTCAGCGAGACGCGAAGACGCCATCCGCTGGGCGGGGACCTGAGCCCCATAGAGGGGCTGCGGCTCGAGCGCGAGCTTCTGGGCGAGCTCAAGGCCAGGGCCGACCGCGTCATAGACACGACGCACTACAACGTCCACCAGCTCAAGGAGGCCGTGAGCGAGTACTTCGCCGAGAGCCGGGAGGGCGAGAAGATGGTCCTGAGCTTCGTCTCCTTCGGCTACCGCTACGGCGTGCCCGCCGACGCCGACCTGGTGATGGACGTGAGGTTTCTGCCCAACCCTCACTTCGTGGACTCTCTCAGGGCGTTCACGGGCCTTGACGAGAGGGTGAGGGAGTTCGTGCTCTCGCGCGGCGAGACCAGGGAGTTTCTCAGGCGATACGTGGAGTTCCTGCGGTATCTGCTGCCTCTTTACATGAAGGAGGGCAAGTCGTACCTGACCGTCGCCATCGGCTGCACCGGCGGCAGGCACCGTTCGGTGGCCATAGCGGACTATCTCGCTTCGGCGCTCGGGTCGGACGGCATAGTGACCCGCAAGCGCTTCAGGGACATGGAAAAGACATGA
- a CDS encoding PTS mannose transporter subunit IID → MDGGVMMGPAALAKVLLGSFFIQSAWNYKRMQALGFAAALAPAIREIYGDAPSRARALERHLDFFNTHPYMVSPLLGAVVRTEELAASGRADAALCTEMKRKVMGPYGAIGDMFFWGALRPLASLAGAAAVLAWGAPGVVVFLVFYNAVHLAMRIGGFVAGYRLGPAVIDVVAGLDLPQWSLRLRTAAAGVAGFLVVTAARQWPAAASAQRALPQEVAAGAAAAAIVCVAAVIMRRGFPRRGSLLSVAAALLAVLTPAGAVV, encoded by the coding sequence GTGGATGGCGGCGTCATGATGGGCCCGGCGGCGTTGGCCAAGGTGTTGCTGGGCTCCTTTTTCATACAGTCGGCCTGGAACTACAAACGCATGCAGGCGCTGGGATTCGCGGCGGCCCTGGCCCCGGCGATAAGGGAGATATACGGCGACGCGCCCTCGAGGGCGCGGGCCCTCGAGCGACATCTCGACTTCTTCAACACCCATCCCTACATGGTTTCGCCGCTGCTCGGCGCCGTCGTCAGGACCGAGGAACTGGCGGCCTCGGGCCGGGCCGACGCTGCGCTCTGCACGGAGATGAAGCGAAAGGTCATGGGGCCCTACGGCGCCATAGGCGACATGTTCTTCTGGGGCGCGCTCAGACCGCTCGCTTCGCTTGCGGGGGCCGCGGCCGTGCTCGCCTGGGGGGCGCCCGGCGTCGTCGTCTTCCTCGTATTCTACAACGCCGTCCATCTGGCCATGAGGATCGGAGGCTTCGTGGCTGGCTACAGGCTCGGCCCGGCGGTCATAGACGTGGTGGCGGGGCTTGATCTGCCGCAGTGGAGCCTCAGGCTCAGGACGGCGGCGGCCGGTGTGGCCGGTTTCCTTGTGGTGACGGCGGCGCGGCAGTGGCCTGCGGCGGCTTCGGCGCAGCGTGCGCTGCCACAGGAGGTGGCCGCCGGCGCGGCCGCGGCGGCCATCGTCTGTGTCGCCGCCGTCATCATGAGGAGGGGCTTTCCCCGGCGCGGGAGCCTCCTCTCCGTCGCCGCGGCGCTCCTTGCCGTCCTGACGCCTGCGGGCGCCGTCGTTTGA